The Ananas comosus cultivar F153 unplaced genomic scaffold, ASM154086v1, whole genome shotgun sequence genome has a window encoding:
- the LOC109706252 gene encoding uncharacterized protein LOC109706252: MRQQGDQIRQLHEMMAQQAAAALVPRDPPPPAAPVAPPPVVAATPERTLAALTTFKRFNPPTFNGDVKDLWMTESWLAVMEALFEDIYTLEKDKVHLAAHYFDGSARLWWTQAKRNHSLEHASVTWEAFRETLLMEYFFESDNRKIKEDFRKLRQGGRSVREYEREFTHLINCVPGLTTGLSLAHSERGGVFGVARRAI, from the exons atgcgacaACAAGGGGACCAGATTAGACAGCTCCATgagatgatggcgcaacaggcaGCGGCGGCGTTAGTGCCGAGGGATCCACCCCCACCGGctgctcctgtagcaccacctcctgtgGTGGCGGCAACACCG GAGCGCACGCTGGCGGCGCTGACGACATTCAAgcgattcaaccctccgaccttcaacggtGATGTGAAAGACCTGTGGATGACGGAGAGTTGGTTAGCCGTGATGGAGgccttgttcgaggatatctataccctcgagaaggataaggttcacCTTGCGGCTCATTATTTTGATGGGTCGGCTCGGCTGTGGTGGACTCAGGCAAAGAGAAATCATTCGTTGGAGCACGCTTCTGttacttgggaggcgtttcgggagacACTGCTTATGGAGTATTTTTTCGAGAGCGACAAcaggaaaatcaaggaggattttcggaaGTTAAGGCAAGGAGGCCGAtcagtgcgggagtacgagagggaatTCACGCACTTGATTAACTGCGTGCCGGGCTTG ACCACCGGGTTATCGCTTGCCCACAGCGAGAGGGGCGGTGTTTTTGGTGTGGCCAGGCGGGCCATATAG